TCATATATCCGGTACATATTAACAAAGCAGTCACTAGCGGTAACTAGCTCGATATAAATAAGAGTAACTAGTATAGTAATTTAAAACAACCTGATAGTAGAAGCGAGAGTTCCTGTGTACTACCACCATGGTTAAGTTATACACACCACAAAACGTCGACCTTGGGATCATTCAAGCAATTTGTGTTCCAAATGACACGACGTGGGCCTGGCTGACAATATACACCAGACCACGCAGGTGGGCAGCTAGCAGAAGATCTTTCACGTGATTAATTTCTTAATTTCAAACTCCACGCAGCGGGTTAGTTAGCTTAAAACCCATAAATTGACGACGCCCTGTTAGCGTCGTTAATGAAGTAattagaggaagaggaagaggaagaggaggtcAATATTGTTTTCGCTTTTGTGGCCATTTGAAATGATGATGACGACGGCGAAGAAAACTTGGATGATGAAAATGAAGACATATTGTTTTCATTGGTAAAATTGCCAGCATCTCTGTGATCTTCTTCAACTATTGTATCTAACATCTTTGGAGTTCGGCGTCGCATTACGCTTACAAATTGTGGTGGTGCGACTTCCATAACAAACCTTCCAACTCTTGAAGTTGCCATTACTTAAAATCTTAAAAGAGATTcgatcaaaagaaaactaaataatcTAAGAAGATATCCGGAGAAAAGAGGAGGGTATGGATTGGTCGGATAAGGAAAAAACTAACAATTGGACATGCCATTTTATAGTGCAAATGGGGGCATGTTGTGGCATGCATAGATTCATTTACAAGTCTCAATCGTCGTGGAAATTATTGCTTTTTAACCGCAAGTGCATGCCCCTCTTACTTATTTTTTGAGTGAGACATAAATTGGCATTAGTCGTAGGTCCATGTATCGATACGTGTCAGTCTTTGGATAAGAAAAAGAATAGTTTGGTGATAAGGTGGCCTAAATTGATTAGCAGCGAGATAAGAAATTGGTTTATTGACGTAAGATGGACATTGACACTACCGGCCCTCATATGTGATCTCATAAAGTGTGCACTTGTTGCTTTGTCTAGGATGGCCGGTGGGCGTGGGTCTTTCCGTTGTGGGCACAGCCTGTGGTTCAATCTGACTCAACATGAGAAACTTTACCAGGTCTAGACAATTACTTGTAAAATGATGGTAAAGGTATCCGGAACTGAGCTCATACATGGATGCATGATACTTGCCCAATGCTACCCTTGAgctcctctgtctcctctgcaGGCTGTAGCTAATCTCATTGATCATGGATTTATGATACTGGACACCATTAACTCTAGCAACCCTTTATCGAAACCGGAACTGAGATGAGATCTCTCAAAAACATTTCACATCCAAGTATATGAGGGCTTGGAAGTTGACAAAGGATGGCAAAATTCCCTCTTGGTTAATTTATTATGTTGACGAAGGATACGAGTACACTTATTTATTCTGTAGGGAGTAGTCCAAATAAAGCATCAAAAACTACAACCAGTTTGTTAGCAGCAAATACTTCATCTTTGGTTAATTTCACAGTAAACCACATAGGAAGATTGCATTTGAAATGCCGGAAAATCAAAAAGTGTAAACTGGAACTGACAACAGGTCTAgtctaaataaaaacaaaaagactctttttcctttttccatCTAGAGCATGGTTGGTTATCACCAGGAACAAAGAAATCAAATAAGACAGTCCTTTGGAACAATGTCAATGGTAGCCTATAAATTTAAAAATTAACGAATTACATGAAGCTGTTCTACATATTCTTTCCTATAATACAAAACTTGCAAATCATACAACATCCAAATTTGCATTATTTTACAGTTACAGAATTTGTGCAGTATTACCATAATGGCGATCAAGTCGGTTTGTTTTATGGGAACAAGAAGCTAAGACATCACTACCTCAGTCTCAGTCTTAGTCTCATCCCCATCCTcgtcatcctcatcctcatcctcatcctcctcttcatcttcatcttcatcttcatcttcatcgtcgTCATCTTCATCGTCGCGGTCTACGTAATTGGAGGATCCACTAAGAGTTTGTTTATCGAAGTCATGGTCGGCAAGGCCTGTAAGCTCGTTTGCTTCCCTCTGTTCGTCCGTCGTTTTTGCCAAAGACATGAGGATGTTTTTCGCTTTCTGATCAGGGGGGAATCCAGAAGATCCCATTTCTTTAAACCAGTATACAGCACTTCCGAAATCCATGTTCTTGCCATGAGCATCCATTATAATTGTGAAGATTGTCTGGTTAGGTTTTATGTTGTGTAATCGCATCTCTTCgtatttttccatcatcttgtctAGATTACTAATCCTTGCATATCCTTTTATTAAAGTTCCATAAGTCACAACATTTGGTGCAAAGCCATCTTGTCGCAGTCTCTTAAAGAAGTTCTCAGCACCTTCCATGTCAGACGCATTCACATATGCAGATAACATTGTTGCATAAGAACAGAGATCAGGAGTGCACCTACACAATACAAATAGCAACTAATACTTGAGAAAGCTAAATTGTCGATTTAAAGACCGTAACTCAGAAATGTTATGGACTGGCACCAGAATCCTTATTCAAAAAACACCACTACGACTCATGCTAAAATGAATGTCAAGATTATGTTTTGCTTCCTAATGATTGTGTACATATGGTACAAGAATCCAGTATTCCTCGAGCAACATTGATGCTAGCCGATTTTACGCATACGGTTCTATCTGAGACATAAAAATGACATGCTTCTGTAATATTTCAAATTATTAAGGAGGGAGGGAAAGGGTTCGTACCTGTCTCTCCTCATGCTCTTGAACACAGTCCGGGCTTCTTCCACCATTCCCGATAGTGCAAAAGCATCAAGCAAAATATTGTAAGCTTTGCGAGTTGGCCtgttagaaagaaaagaaaaaataagtagGAAGCTCAGTATACCATAATTGTATGATGTTCTCCTGTCTAACTGTTATGAAGTCATATACATGTTGTTAGCTGATTACCTTCTTACTTATAGCTAGGTTCGGTTAGTTTTTTGAAATACTTACCCTACCGCGAAGATGAGTCGGTTCAGTGAGTCAAAATTACTAAATTAGAAAATAAAGATCAGTCCAGTTAGTGATTAACAATATTCTTGTCAGGGTCTTACATACAACTCAACTAGTGCAGTTTCCATTATGGCGTTATTAACATAAGTCGAAACAGATCCGAAGATATTTGTGTTCTCTGAGAAAATAAAACGTTATGTGAAGCATATATTAACACAAGCTAAGATCATTGTGAAACCATTTACGAATCTAATGCCGGGTTCCAACATAAATATAATTATACATGCAAGTTGCAGCGCACCTTACACCAGCATCAAGCATCTCCTCGAAAACGGCCAAAGCTTCTTCATCCCTTCTGGCCTTGCCGTAAGCACTAATCAGCAACGTGTAGCTCACAACATCAGGTTTAAGACCAGCTCGTTGCATCTAAACAAGCAAATTATTCTTCAGATTTTAGTATCCCCGTATTCAACAAATACCAAACATATCATATTTTAATGCATGATTAAGGACTTGCGCTGCGATTTAGTCAGTATATCCAGAAAAAGAAAGTCAAGAGATGAATGTGAGAAGAAGATTAGCTAAATTCCCATATACTATGGTGTAGATCTATTAATGTTAAATccacaagaatagaaaacaaaaataCTGTATCGTGACTGGGCTGAACTACAGACTAGTGAATATGAatctcactattaacacttgcgACCAACTTGTAAGTGGTTTGCGGTAAGCATAAGTCCACATTAAAgcatgaaaatatattaccaCAGTTATTAGTGATTGCTACTATTATAGCAAAACATATTAGTGGTCTCAGGTTTCTATAATTCTTTAAGAGTTTGTTGTCTTTTATATAAGAGTAAACTAGTTAAAATAAATCTAAGtaatttcttcttgttctttcttgaTTAACTTCTGATTGTCCCTAAAAGTCACACCACGAACTCTGTATTCGCTAAAAAGTAAGGAAAGAAATGGAAAAGAGAAAATGAACTCTAAAGATTCTATATGAGAAACCCCCTATGAGGAGTAATTCTTATATGGTATCAGTTTTGAGCATATATGTGACAGTTTCGTACTTTTACACGTAAGGTATCCCAATCTCATAGAAGATAGAATACGTCTACCCGCAAAAAACTGGGTAAGGTCAACAAATCTCAAAGGTTAACAATAATGTGTGGATCCCTAGTACTTGAAATAATTTGTAGTACCTGATCATAGATTTTTGAAGCCTCCTTATAATTGATCTCGAAGGACATCAGGCTGTTATAAGTAATCGTAGATTGGGGGACCCCTTTCTCAGCCATCTTTGCAAATAACTGGCGAGCTTTTTCATAATTTCCAGCTTTCTTATACATGTAAATCATCATATGGAACATTTTCTGATCTGGCTTTAAAGGTGATACCTCATCGTTTAACAGG
This is a stretch of genomic DNA from Papaver somniferum cultivar HN1 chromosome 1, ASM357369v1, whole genome shotgun sequence. It encodes these proteins:
- the LOC113300753 gene encoding pentatricopeptide repeat-containing protein At3g59040-like, whose amino-acid sequence is MEAIQSLSFLSFSSNLSEAKIFQSSYVPTVKIHRRGEVVCLGMLAPRKFMQRRKKVEVFKDAADEVDQKNWRKLMTEIEEEGSAVAILRIQRMKNQGLPKDLVLGSLVRFKQIKKWNLVSEILEWLRTQHWWNFNEMDFLMLVTAYGKLGDFNRAERVLSYMNKNGYPPNVISQTALMEAYGKGGQYNKAEAVFRRMQTSGPEPSAVTYQIILKIFVGGDKFKEAESIFETLLNDEVSPLKPDQKMFHMMIYMYKKAGNYEKARQLFAKMAEKGVPQSTITYNSLMSFEINYKEASKIYDQMQRAGLKPDVVSYTLLISAYGKARRDEEALAVFEEMLDAGVRPTRKAYNILLDAFALSGMVEEARTVFKSMRRDRCTPDLCSYATMLSAYVNASDMEGAENFFKRLRQDGFAPNVVTYGTLIKGYARISNLDKMMEKYEEMRLHNIKPNQTIFTIIMDAHGKNMDFGSAVYWFKEMGSSGFPPDQKAKNILMSLAKTTDEQREANELTGLADHDFDKQTLSGSSNYVDRDDEDDDDEDEDEDEDEEEDEDEDEDDEDGDETKTETEVVMS